In Lacerta agilis isolate rLacAgi1 chromosome 1, rLacAgi1.pri, whole genome shotgun sequence, the following proteins share a genomic window:
- the ZNF148 gene encoding zinc finger protein 148 isoform X2 has protein sequence MNIEDKLGGLFLKCGSIEQMQSSRDMVGMGAASDQSAVPVERQEAVLQDRAMAHQEILSAEEVLQESELRQQEMIPHDELMVHEETVKNDDEMEGQDRLPQGLQYAVNVPISVKQEITFTDVAEQQKRDKKLIREGLDMQKKKKRKQRSPAKILTINEDGSLGLKTTKSHICEHCHAAFRTNYHLQRHVFIHTGEKPFQCSQCEMRFIQKYLLQRHEKIHTGEKPFRCDECGMRFIQKYHMERHKRTHSGEKPYQCEYCLQFFSRTDRVLKHKRMCHENRDKKPNRSATKIGLLTPDDDQGFPMPLKDSSLPKKKRQKTEKLKSSGLDKESGADKSEHKKDKNDFLPLYAGSAKIKDEYMVAEYAVELPHSSVSGGHLQEANSGEIHPPKLVLKKVNSKRSLKQPLEQSQTISSLASYEDSKVSKYPFDLVDKQGLLDSEGNADIDQVDTLQEGPSKPVHSSTNYDDAMQFLKKRRYLQAANSNSREYALNVGTIASQPSVTQAAVASVIDEGSTASILDTSGLNVEIKGNHDKNVIPDEVLQTLLDHYSHKANGQHEIAFNVADTEVTSSISINSSEVSEVTQTENVATSSQGSSSDKASMLQEYSKFLQQALDRTSQNDAYLNNPSLNFVSDNQTLAGQPAFSSIDKQVYASIPVNSFRSGMNSPLRTTPDKSHFGLIVGDSQHSFPFSGDEPNHSSSSSTQDFLDQVTSQKKAEAQPVHQAYQISSFEQPFRAQYHGTRAGMSSQFNTTNGQVNLRGPGTSSEFPEFPLVNVNDARAGMNSSPDATTGQTFG, from the exons ATGAATATTGAAGATAAGCTGGGAGGATTGTTTCTTAAATGTGGTAGTATAGAGCAAATGCAGTCATCCAGGGATATGGTTGGAATGGGTGCTGCATCTGACCAATCGGCAGTTCCTGTGGAACGGCAGGAAGCAGTGCTTCAAGACCGAGCTATGGCACACCAGGAAATCCTTTCTGCAGAAGAAGTGCTACAGGAAAGTGAACTTCGACAGCAAGAAATGATCCCACACGATGAACTCATGGTCCACGAAGAGACAGTGAAAAATGATGATGAGATGGAGGGgcaagacaggcttcctcaaggGCTTCAGTATGCAGTCAATGTCCCT ATCAGCGTGAAACAAGAAATTACATTTACTGATGtagcagagcagcagaaaagggACAAAAAGCTAATACGAGAGGGTTTAGatatgcaaaagaagaagaaaaggaaacagcGTTCACCAGCAAAG ATCCTTACAATAAATGAGGATGGATCACTTGGTCTGAAAACTACCAAATCTCACATTTGTGAGCATTGTCATGCTGCCTTTAGAACCAACTACCATTTACAAAGGCATGTCTTCATTCATACAG GTGAAAAACCATTTCAGTGCAGTCAGTGCGAGATGCGTTTCATTCAGAAGTACCTGCTACAGAGGCATGAGAAGATTCATACTG GTGAGAAACCATTTCGATGTGATGAATGTGGCATGAGATTTATACAGAAATATCACATGGAAAGGCACAAGAGAACTCACAGTGGAGAGAAGCCTTATCAGTGTGAATACTGCTTGCAG TTCTTCTCAAGGACTGACCGGGTGTTGAAACACAAACGTATGTGCCATGAAAACCGTGACAAGAAACCCAACAGAAGTGCCACCAAAATTGGCCTTTTGACTCCTGATGATGATCAAGGCTTTCCAATGCCTTTGAAAGACAGCTCtttgccaaagaagaaaaggcaaaaaaCGGAGAAATTGAAGTCTTCTGGGCTAGATAAAGAAAGTGGGGCAGATAAATCTGAGCATAAGAAAGATAAGAATGAttttttgcctttgtatgctGGCAGCGCTAAGATCAAGGATGAGTATATGGTGGCTGAATATGCAGTGGAGTTACCACATTCTTCCGTCAGTGGAGGGCACCTACAAGAAGCAAATTCTGGAGAAATACACCCACCTAAACTGGTGCTCAAAAAAGTTAACAGTAAGAGGAGCCTAAAACAGCCACTAGAGCAAAGCCAGACCATTTCATCTTTAGCGTCTTACGAAGACAGCAAGGTTTCTAAGTATCCCTTTGATCTTGTGGATAAACAAGGCCTGTTGGACTCTGAAGGCAATGCTGACATTGACCAAGTTGATACTTTGCAGGAAGGCCCCAGTAAACCTGTACACAGCAGCACAAACTATGATGATGCAATGCAGTTTTTAAAGAAGAGGCGGTATCTCCAAGCAGCTAATAGTAATAGCAGAGAATATGCCTTGAATGTAGGCACCATTGCCTCTCAACCTTCAGTCACACAGGCTGCTGTGGCCAGTGTCATAGATGAAGGTAGCACAGCCTCAATACTGGATACATCAGGGCTGAATGTGGAGATTAAAGGCAACCATGACAAAAATGTCATTCCAGATGAGGTACTTCAGACTCTCTTAGACCATTATTCCCATAAAGCTAATGGCCAGCATGAAATAGCTTTTAATGTGGCTGATACAGAAGTGACCTCTAGTATATCAATCAATTCTTCTGAAGTGTCAGAAGTCACACAAACTGAGAATGTTGCAACAAGTTCTCAAGGTTCCTCATCCGATAAAGCCAGTATGTTACAGGAATATTCCAAGTTTCTTCAGCAAGCTTTGGATAGAACTAGCCAAAATGATGCCTATTTGAATAACCCAAGCCTTAATTTTGTGAGTGACAACCAGACTCTTGCAGGGCAACCAGCGTTCTCTTCTATAGACAAGCAGGTCTATGCATCTATACCGGTCAACAGTTTTCGATCAGGAATGAACTCTCCATTAAGAACAACTCCAGACAAGTCTCACTTTGGACTTATCGTTGGCGATTCCCAGCACTCTTTTCCCTTTTCAGGCGACGAGCCAAATCATTCTTCCTCATCCTCTACCCAGGACTTTCTGGATCAAGTTACTTCTCAGAAGAAGGCAGAAGCACAGCCTGTCCACCAAGCATATCAAATAAGTTCCTTTGAGCAACCGTTCAGGGCTCAGTACCATGGAACAAGAGCTGGAATGTCATCTCAGTTTAACACTACTAATGGGCAGGTGAACCTGCGGGGACCAGGGACAAGCTCtgaattcccagaattccctttgGTGAATGTAAATGATGCTCGAGCTGGGATGAACTCTTCACCTGATGCCACAACAGGCCAGACATTTGGCTAA
- the ZNF148 gene encoding zinc finger protein 148 isoform X3, translating into MNIEDKLGGLFLKCGSIEQMQSSRDMVGMGAASDQSAVPVERQEAVLQDRAMAHQEILSAEEVLQESELRQQEMIPHDELMVHEETVKNDDEMEGQDRLPQGLQYAVNVPQISVKQEITFTDVAEQQKRDKKLIREGLDMQKKKKRKQRSPAKILTINEDGSLGLKTTKSHICEHCHAAFRTNYHLQRHVFIHTGEKPFRCDECGMRFIQKYHMERHKRTHSGEKPYQCEYCLQFFSRTDRVLKHKRMCHENRDKKPNRSATKIGLLTPDDDQGFPMPLKDSSLPKKKRQKTEKLKSSGLDKESGADKSEHKKDKNDFLPLYAGSAKIKDEYMVAEYAVELPHSSVSGGHLQEANSGEIHPPKLVLKKVNSKRSLKQPLEQSQTISSLASYEDSKVSKYPFDLVDKQGLLDSEGNADIDQVDTLQEGPSKPVHSSTNYDDAMQFLKKRRYLQAANSNSREYALNVGTIASQPSVTQAAVASVIDEGSTASILDTSGLNVEIKGNHDKNVIPDEVLQTLLDHYSHKANGQHEIAFNVADTEVTSSISINSSEVSEVTQTENVATSSQGSSSDKASMLQEYSKFLQQALDRTSQNDAYLNNPSLNFVSDNQTLAGQPAFSSIDKQVYASIPVNSFRSGMNSPLRTTPDKSHFGLIVGDSQHSFPFSGDEPNHSSSSSTQDFLDQVTSQKKAEAQPVHQAYQISSFEQPFRAQYHGTRAGMSSQFNTTNGQVNLRGPGTSSEFPEFPLVNVNDARAGMNSSPDATTGQTFG; encoded by the exons ATGAATATTGAAGATAAGCTGGGAGGATTGTTTCTTAAATGTGGTAGTATAGAGCAAATGCAGTCATCCAGGGATATGGTTGGAATGGGTGCTGCATCTGACCAATCGGCAGTTCCTGTGGAACGGCAGGAAGCAGTGCTTCAAGACCGAGCTATGGCACACCAGGAAATCCTTTCTGCAGAAGAAGTGCTACAGGAAAGTGAACTTCGACAGCAAGAAATGATCCCACACGATGAACTCATGGTCCACGAAGAGACAGTGAAAAATGATGATGAGATGGAGGGgcaagacaggcttcctcaaggGCTTCAGTATGCAGTCAATGTCCCT CAGATCAGCGTGAAACAAGAAATTACATTTACTGATGtagcagagcagcagaaaagggACAAAAAGCTAATACGAGAGGGTTTAGatatgcaaaagaagaagaaaaggaaacagcGTTCACCAGCAAAG ATCCTTACAATAAATGAGGATGGATCACTTGGTCTGAAAACTACCAAATCTCACATTTGTGAGCATTGTCATGCTGCCTTTAGAACCAACTACCATTTACAAAGGCATGTCTTCATTCATACAG GTGAGAAACCATTTCGATGTGATGAATGTGGCATGAGATTTATACAGAAATATCACATGGAAAGGCACAAGAGAACTCACAGTGGAGAGAAGCCTTATCAGTGTGAATACTGCTTGCAG TTCTTCTCAAGGACTGACCGGGTGTTGAAACACAAACGTATGTGCCATGAAAACCGTGACAAGAAACCCAACAGAAGTGCCACCAAAATTGGCCTTTTGACTCCTGATGATGATCAAGGCTTTCCAATGCCTTTGAAAGACAGCTCtttgccaaagaagaaaaggcaaaaaaCGGAGAAATTGAAGTCTTCTGGGCTAGATAAAGAAAGTGGGGCAGATAAATCTGAGCATAAGAAAGATAAGAATGAttttttgcctttgtatgctGGCAGCGCTAAGATCAAGGATGAGTATATGGTGGCTGAATATGCAGTGGAGTTACCACATTCTTCCGTCAGTGGAGGGCACCTACAAGAAGCAAATTCTGGAGAAATACACCCACCTAAACTGGTGCTCAAAAAAGTTAACAGTAAGAGGAGCCTAAAACAGCCACTAGAGCAAAGCCAGACCATTTCATCTTTAGCGTCTTACGAAGACAGCAAGGTTTCTAAGTATCCCTTTGATCTTGTGGATAAACAAGGCCTGTTGGACTCTGAAGGCAATGCTGACATTGACCAAGTTGATACTTTGCAGGAAGGCCCCAGTAAACCTGTACACAGCAGCACAAACTATGATGATGCAATGCAGTTTTTAAAGAAGAGGCGGTATCTCCAAGCAGCTAATAGTAATAGCAGAGAATATGCCTTGAATGTAGGCACCATTGCCTCTCAACCTTCAGTCACACAGGCTGCTGTGGCCAGTGTCATAGATGAAGGTAGCACAGCCTCAATACTGGATACATCAGGGCTGAATGTGGAGATTAAAGGCAACCATGACAAAAATGTCATTCCAGATGAGGTACTTCAGACTCTCTTAGACCATTATTCCCATAAAGCTAATGGCCAGCATGAAATAGCTTTTAATGTGGCTGATACAGAAGTGACCTCTAGTATATCAATCAATTCTTCTGAAGTGTCAGAAGTCACACAAACTGAGAATGTTGCAACAAGTTCTCAAGGTTCCTCATCCGATAAAGCCAGTATGTTACAGGAATATTCCAAGTTTCTTCAGCAAGCTTTGGATAGAACTAGCCAAAATGATGCCTATTTGAATAACCCAAGCCTTAATTTTGTGAGTGACAACCAGACTCTTGCAGGGCAACCAGCGTTCTCTTCTATAGACAAGCAGGTCTATGCATCTATACCGGTCAACAGTTTTCGATCAGGAATGAACTCTCCATTAAGAACAACTCCAGACAAGTCTCACTTTGGACTTATCGTTGGCGATTCCCAGCACTCTTTTCCCTTTTCAGGCGACGAGCCAAATCATTCTTCCTCATCCTCTACCCAGGACTTTCTGGATCAAGTTACTTCTCAGAAGAAGGCAGAAGCACAGCCTGTCCACCAAGCATATCAAATAAGTTCCTTTGAGCAACCGTTCAGGGCTCAGTACCATGGAACAAGAGCTGGAATGTCATCTCAGTTTAACACTACTAATGGGCAGGTGAACCTGCGGGGACCAGGGACAAGCTCtgaattcccagaattccctttgGTGAATGTAAATGATGCTCGAGCTGGGATGAACTCTTCACCTGATGCCACAACAGGCCAGACATTTGGCTAA
- the ZNF148 gene encoding zinc finger protein 148 isoform X1, with the protein MNIEDKLGGLFLKCGSIEQMQSSRDMVGMGAASDQSAVPVERQEAVLQDRAMAHQEILSAEEVLQESELRQQEMIPHDELMVHEETVKNDDEMEGQDRLPQGLQYAVNVPQISVKQEITFTDVAEQQKRDKKLIREGLDMQKKKKRKQRSPAKILTINEDGSLGLKTTKSHICEHCHAAFRTNYHLQRHVFIHTGEKPFQCSQCEMRFIQKYLLQRHEKIHTGEKPFRCDECGMRFIQKYHMERHKRTHSGEKPYQCEYCLQFFSRTDRVLKHKRMCHENRDKKPNRSATKIGLLTPDDDQGFPMPLKDSSLPKKKRQKTEKLKSSGLDKESGADKSEHKKDKNDFLPLYAGSAKIKDEYMVAEYAVELPHSSVSGGHLQEANSGEIHPPKLVLKKVNSKRSLKQPLEQSQTISSLASYEDSKVSKYPFDLVDKQGLLDSEGNADIDQVDTLQEGPSKPVHSSTNYDDAMQFLKKRRYLQAANSNSREYALNVGTIASQPSVTQAAVASVIDEGSTASILDTSGLNVEIKGNHDKNVIPDEVLQTLLDHYSHKANGQHEIAFNVADTEVTSSISINSSEVSEVTQTENVATSSQGSSSDKASMLQEYSKFLQQALDRTSQNDAYLNNPSLNFVSDNQTLAGQPAFSSIDKQVYASIPVNSFRSGMNSPLRTTPDKSHFGLIVGDSQHSFPFSGDEPNHSSSSSTQDFLDQVTSQKKAEAQPVHQAYQISSFEQPFRAQYHGTRAGMSSQFNTTNGQVNLRGPGTSSEFPEFPLVNVNDARAGMNSSPDATTGQTFG; encoded by the exons ATGAATATTGAAGATAAGCTGGGAGGATTGTTTCTTAAATGTGGTAGTATAGAGCAAATGCAGTCATCCAGGGATATGGTTGGAATGGGTGCTGCATCTGACCAATCGGCAGTTCCTGTGGAACGGCAGGAAGCAGTGCTTCAAGACCGAGCTATGGCACACCAGGAAATCCTTTCTGCAGAAGAAGTGCTACAGGAAAGTGAACTTCGACAGCAAGAAATGATCCCACACGATGAACTCATGGTCCACGAAGAGACAGTGAAAAATGATGATGAGATGGAGGGgcaagacaggcttcctcaaggGCTTCAGTATGCAGTCAATGTCCCT CAGATCAGCGTGAAACAAGAAATTACATTTACTGATGtagcagagcagcagaaaagggACAAAAAGCTAATACGAGAGGGTTTAGatatgcaaaagaagaagaaaaggaaacagcGTTCACCAGCAAAG ATCCTTACAATAAATGAGGATGGATCACTTGGTCTGAAAACTACCAAATCTCACATTTGTGAGCATTGTCATGCTGCCTTTAGAACCAACTACCATTTACAAAGGCATGTCTTCATTCATACAG GTGAAAAACCATTTCAGTGCAGTCAGTGCGAGATGCGTTTCATTCAGAAGTACCTGCTACAGAGGCATGAGAAGATTCATACTG GTGAGAAACCATTTCGATGTGATGAATGTGGCATGAGATTTATACAGAAATATCACATGGAAAGGCACAAGAGAACTCACAGTGGAGAGAAGCCTTATCAGTGTGAATACTGCTTGCAG TTCTTCTCAAGGACTGACCGGGTGTTGAAACACAAACGTATGTGCCATGAAAACCGTGACAAGAAACCCAACAGAAGTGCCACCAAAATTGGCCTTTTGACTCCTGATGATGATCAAGGCTTTCCAATGCCTTTGAAAGACAGCTCtttgccaaagaagaaaaggcaaaaaaCGGAGAAATTGAAGTCTTCTGGGCTAGATAAAGAAAGTGGGGCAGATAAATCTGAGCATAAGAAAGATAAGAATGAttttttgcctttgtatgctGGCAGCGCTAAGATCAAGGATGAGTATATGGTGGCTGAATATGCAGTGGAGTTACCACATTCTTCCGTCAGTGGAGGGCACCTACAAGAAGCAAATTCTGGAGAAATACACCCACCTAAACTGGTGCTCAAAAAAGTTAACAGTAAGAGGAGCCTAAAACAGCCACTAGAGCAAAGCCAGACCATTTCATCTTTAGCGTCTTACGAAGACAGCAAGGTTTCTAAGTATCCCTTTGATCTTGTGGATAAACAAGGCCTGTTGGACTCTGAAGGCAATGCTGACATTGACCAAGTTGATACTTTGCAGGAAGGCCCCAGTAAACCTGTACACAGCAGCACAAACTATGATGATGCAATGCAGTTTTTAAAGAAGAGGCGGTATCTCCAAGCAGCTAATAGTAATAGCAGAGAATATGCCTTGAATGTAGGCACCATTGCCTCTCAACCTTCAGTCACACAGGCTGCTGTGGCCAGTGTCATAGATGAAGGTAGCACAGCCTCAATACTGGATACATCAGGGCTGAATGTGGAGATTAAAGGCAACCATGACAAAAATGTCATTCCAGATGAGGTACTTCAGACTCTCTTAGACCATTATTCCCATAAAGCTAATGGCCAGCATGAAATAGCTTTTAATGTGGCTGATACAGAAGTGACCTCTAGTATATCAATCAATTCTTCTGAAGTGTCAGAAGTCACACAAACTGAGAATGTTGCAACAAGTTCTCAAGGTTCCTCATCCGATAAAGCCAGTATGTTACAGGAATATTCCAAGTTTCTTCAGCAAGCTTTGGATAGAACTAGCCAAAATGATGCCTATTTGAATAACCCAAGCCTTAATTTTGTGAGTGACAACCAGACTCTTGCAGGGCAACCAGCGTTCTCTTCTATAGACAAGCAGGTCTATGCATCTATACCGGTCAACAGTTTTCGATCAGGAATGAACTCTCCATTAAGAACAACTCCAGACAAGTCTCACTTTGGACTTATCGTTGGCGATTCCCAGCACTCTTTTCCCTTTTCAGGCGACGAGCCAAATCATTCTTCCTCATCCTCTACCCAGGACTTTCTGGATCAAGTTACTTCTCAGAAGAAGGCAGAAGCACAGCCTGTCCACCAAGCATATCAAATAAGTTCCTTTGAGCAACCGTTCAGGGCTCAGTACCATGGAACAAGAGCTGGAATGTCATCTCAGTTTAACACTACTAATGGGCAGGTGAACCTGCGGGGACCAGGGACAAGCTCtgaattcccagaattccctttgGTGAATGTAAATGATGCTCGAGCTGGGATGAACTCTTCACCTGATGCCACAACAGGCCAGACATTTGGCTAA